In one Magallana gigas chromosome 7, xbMagGiga1.1, whole genome shotgun sequence genomic region, the following are encoded:
- the LOC105345922 gene encoding TOM1-like protein 2 isoform X1: protein MAALFGHGNPLATQVGQLIERGTDGSQASENWAILMEVCDIINETDEGPKDAARAIRKRLSQNMGKNHTAIMYTLTCLETCVKNCGRRFHIQLANKDFLSDLIKVIGPKYDPPQAVQEKVLSLIQTWADAFRGTPELKEIDKVYQDLKAKGIEFPMTDLDHLAPIYTPARSTAEVDPGLSRLRPSTRTSRYVVAAGSQDKEPQQAPVVPQTPPQPTTGPINPSAEQMTKLKTELNVVQGNIRVMSEMLTELTPTNIDPSDLELLQELNRTNRQMQQRLVELIDKIANEEATNELLRINDDMNNVFLRYERFERYRTGQSGQQPSQPSEPLPSESMSPPSYDQASSSPAPVSAQPAPTVGNLIDLGDDTFVPNPQLAPQVTAQMANLDIGSNSTATSGHNDDDFDMFAQSRKSFETNKQAMGSYANQQEDQFNKGGLGTVVNSRNNFTKEEDVLKLTREEEEVLKLQDKETDYDEMEQWLTAEQKASLNEHKNQQKDSLSSSEFDSFLADRAQAADTLPSIAAATGQRSRKLQKDDEENPLFAL, encoded by the exons ATGGCTGCTCTCTTCGGACATGGAAATCCTCTTGCGACGCAAGTGGGACAGTTGATCG AAAGAGGAACAGATGGATCTCAAGCGTCAGAAAACTGGGCAATTCTTATGGAAGTTTGTGACATCATCAATGAGACAGATGAAGG tCCAAAAGATGCTGCCCGAGCAATCAGAAAGAGGTTATCACAGAACATGGGAAAAAACCACACAGCCATTATGTACACCCTCACT TGCCTTGAAACATGTGTCAAAAACTGTGGCAGAAGATTTCACATTCAGTTAGCAAACAAAGATTTCCTGTCTGACCTGATTAAAGTTATTGGTCCTAAATATGACCCTCCACAAGCAGTTCAGGAGAAAGTGCTTAGTCTCATTCAG ACATGGGCAGATGCATTTAGAGGAACCCCAGAGTTGAAAGAGATAGACAAAGTTTACCAGGACCTGAAGGCTAAAGGCATTGAGTTCCCAATGACAGATCTGGACCACCTGGCACCAATCTACACACCAGCAAGG AGCACAGCTGAAGTAGACCCTGGATTAAGTAGATTAAGACCATCAACTAGAACT AGCAGATATGTAGTGGCTGCAGGCTCCCAGGATAAGGAG cccCAACAGGCCCCAGTAGTTCCTCAAACACCACCCCAACCCACAACTGGTCCCATTAACCCATCAGCTGAGCAGATGACAAAGTTAAAAACTGAGCTGAATGTTGTCCAGGGGAACATCCGCGTCATGAGCGAAATGTTAACAGAGCTCACACCTACCAACATTGACCCCTCAGACCTAGAGCTTCTACAGGAACTCAACAGGACAAACAGGCAGATGCAGCAGCGATTAGTGGAATTAATAGACAAAATAGCCAATGAGGAAGCTACAA atgaaCTTTTACGGATAAATGATGACATGAATAATGTGTTTTTGCGGTACGAGAGATTTGAGCGATACAGAACAGGCCAGTCTGGCCAACAACCAAGCCAACCCTCGGAGCCATTACCCAGTGAAAGCATGTCACCACCCTCATACGACCAG GCGTCGTCCTCGCCCGCCCCTGTTTCTGCACAGCCTGCTCCCACGGTGGGGAATCTGATAGACTTGGGCGATGACACATTTGTCCCTAACCCTCAGCTCGCCCCACAAGTTACAGCACAGATGGCTAaccttg ACATAGGAAGCAATTCAACTGCCACTTCAGGCCACAATGATGATGACTTTGATATGTTTGCCCAATCAAGGAAATCTTTTGAGACAAACAAACAGGCAATGGG AAGTTACGCAAACCAGCAGGAGGACCAGTTTAACAAGGGTGGTTTAGGAACTGTGGTCAACTCCAGAAACAAT TTTACGAAGGAGGAGGATGTGTTGAAG CTAACGAGAGAAGAGGAGGAGGTACTTAAG TTACAAGACAAAGAAACTGATTATGATGAGATGGAACAGTGGTTAACAGCTGAACAGAAAGCCAGC TTGAATGAACATAAAAACCAGCAAAAGGATTCATTATCCAGTTCAG AATTCGATTCATTTCTGGCAGATAGGGCTCAGGCAGCTGACACCCTACCAAGCATAGCAGCTGCcacaggtcaaaggtcaagaaAACTACAAAAAGATGACGAGGAGAACCCATTATTTGCATTGTAA
- the LOC105345922 gene encoding TOM1-like protein 2 isoform X3, whose product MAALFGHGNPLATQVGQLIERGTDGSQASENWAILMEVCDIINETDEGPKDAARAIRKRLSQNMGKNHTAIMYTLTCLETCVKNCGRRFHIQLANKDFLSDLIKVIGPKYDPPQAVQEKVLSLIQTWADAFRGTPELKEIDKVYQDLKAKGIEFPMTDLDHLAPIYTPARSTAEVDPGLSRLRPSTRTSRYVVAAGSQDKEPQQAPVVPQTPPQPTTGPINPSAEQMTKLKTELNVVQGNIRVMSEMLTELTPTNIDPSDLELLQELNRTNRQMQQRLVELIDKIANEEATNELLRINDDMNNVFLRYERFERYRTGQSGQQPSQPSEPLPSESMSPPSYDQASSSPAPVSAQPAPTVGNLIDLGDDTFVPNPQLAPQVTAQMANLDIGSNSTATSGHNDDDFDMFAQSRKSFETNKQAMGSYANQQEDQFNKGGLGTVVNSRNNFTKEEDVLKLQDKETDYDEMEQWLTAEQKASLNEHKNQQKDSLSSSEFDSFLADRAQAADTLPSIAAATGQRSRKLQKDDEENPLFAL is encoded by the exons ATGGCTGCTCTCTTCGGACATGGAAATCCTCTTGCGACGCAAGTGGGACAGTTGATCG AAAGAGGAACAGATGGATCTCAAGCGTCAGAAAACTGGGCAATTCTTATGGAAGTTTGTGACATCATCAATGAGACAGATGAAGG tCCAAAAGATGCTGCCCGAGCAATCAGAAAGAGGTTATCACAGAACATGGGAAAAAACCACACAGCCATTATGTACACCCTCACT TGCCTTGAAACATGTGTCAAAAACTGTGGCAGAAGATTTCACATTCAGTTAGCAAACAAAGATTTCCTGTCTGACCTGATTAAAGTTATTGGTCCTAAATATGACCCTCCACAAGCAGTTCAGGAGAAAGTGCTTAGTCTCATTCAG ACATGGGCAGATGCATTTAGAGGAACCCCAGAGTTGAAAGAGATAGACAAAGTTTACCAGGACCTGAAGGCTAAAGGCATTGAGTTCCCAATGACAGATCTGGACCACCTGGCACCAATCTACACACCAGCAAGG AGCACAGCTGAAGTAGACCCTGGATTAAGTAGATTAAGACCATCAACTAGAACT AGCAGATATGTAGTGGCTGCAGGCTCCCAGGATAAGGAG cccCAACAGGCCCCAGTAGTTCCTCAAACACCACCCCAACCCACAACTGGTCCCATTAACCCATCAGCTGAGCAGATGACAAAGTTAAAAACTGAGCTGAATGTTGTCCAGGGGAACATCCGCGTCATGAGCGAAATGTTAACAGAGCTCACACCTACCAACATTGACCCCTCAGACCTAGAGCTTCTACAGGAACTCAACAGGACAAACAGGCAGATGCAGCAGCGATTAGTGGAATTAATAGACAAAATAGCCAATGAGGAAGCTACAA atgaaCTTTTACGGATAAATGATGACATGAATAATGTGTTTTTGCGGTACGAGAGATTTGAGCGATACAGAACAGGCCAGTCTGGCCAACAACCAAGCCAACCCTCGGAGCCATTACCCAGTGAAAGCATGTCACCACCCTCATACGACCAG GCGTCGTCCTCGCCCGCCCCTGTTTCTGCACAGCCTGCTCCCACGGTGGGGAATCTGATAGACTTGGGCGATGACACATTTGTCCCTAACCCTCAGCTCGCCCCACAAGTTACAGCACAGATGGCTAaccttg ACATAGGAAGCAATTCAACTGCCACTTCAGGCCACAATGATGATGACTTTGATATGTTTGCCCAATCAAGGAAATCTTTTGAGACAAACAAACAGGCAATGGG AAGTTACGCAAACCAGCAGGAGGACCAGTTTAACAAGGGTGGTTTAGGAACTGTGGTCAACTCCAGAAACAAT TTTACGAAGGAGGAGGATGTGTTGAAG TTACAAGACAAAGAAACTGATTATGATGAGATGGAACAGTGGTTAACAGCTGAACAGAAAGCCAGC TTGAATGAACATAAAAACCAGCAAAAGGATTCATTATCCAGTTCAG AATTCGATTCATTTCTGGCAGATAGGGCTCAGGCAGCTGACACCCTACCAAGCATAGCAGCTGCcacaggtcaaaggtcaagaaAACTACAAAAAGATGACGAGGAGAACCCATTATTTGCATTGTAA
- the LOC105345922 gene encoding target of Myb1 membrane trafficking protein isoform X4: MAALFGHGNPLATQVGQLIERGTDGSQASENWAILMEVCDIINETDEGPKDAARAIRKRLSQNMGKNHTAIMYTLTCLETCVKNCGRRFHIQLANKDFLSDLIKVIGPKYDPPQAVQEKVLSLIQTWADAFRGTPELKEIDKVYQDLKAKGIEFPMTDLDHLAPIYTPARSTAEVDPGLSRLRPSTRTPQQAPVVPQTPPQPTTGPINPSAEQMTKLKTELNVVQGNIRVMSEMLTELTPTNIDPSDLELLQELNRTNRQMQQRLVELIDKIANEEATNELLRINDDMNNVFLRYERFERYRTGQSGQQPSQPSEPLPSESMSPPSYDQASSSPAPVSAQPAPTVGNLIDLGDDTFVPNPQLAPQVTAQMANLDIGSNSTATSGHNDDDFDMFAQSRKSFETNKQAMGSYANQQEDQFNKGGLGTVVNSRNNFTKEEDVLKLTREEEEVLKLQDKETDYDEMEQWLTAEQKASLNEHKNQQKDSLSSSEFDSFLADRAQAADTLPSIAAATGQRSRKLQKDDEENPLFAL; encoded by the exons ATGGCTGCTCTCTTCGGACATGGAAATCCTCTTGCGACGCAAGTGGGACAGTTGATCG AAAGAGGAACAGATGGATCTCAAGCGTCAGAAAACTGGGCAATTCTTATGGAAGTTTGTGACATCATCAATGAGACAGATGAAGG tCCAAAAGATGCTGCCCGAGCAATCAGAAAGAGGTTATCACAGAACATGGGAAAAAACCACACAGCCATTATGTACACCCTCACT TGCCTTGAAACATGTGTCAAAAACTGTGGCAGAAGATTTCACATTCAGTTAGCAAACAAAGATTTCCTGTCTGACCTGATTAAAGTTATTGGTCCTAAATATGACCCTCCACAAGCAGTTCAGGAGAAAGTGCTTAGTCTCATTCAG ACATGGGCAGATGCATTTAGAGGAACCCCAGAGTTGAAAGAGATAGACAAAGTTTACCAGGACCTGAAGGCTAAAGGCATTGAGTTCCCAATGACAGATCTGGACCACCTGGCACCAATCTACACACCAGCAAGG AGCACAGCTGAAGTAGACCCTGGATTAAGTAGATTAAGACCATCAACTAGAACT cccCAACAGGCCCCAGTAGTTCCTCAAACACCACCCCAACCCACAACTGGTCCCATTAACCCATCAGCTGAGCAGATGACAAAGTTAAAAACTGAGCTGAATGTTGTCCAGGGGAACATCCGCGTCATGAGCGAAATGTTAACAGAGCTCACACCTACCAACATTGACCCCTCAGACCTAGAGCTTCTACAGGAACTCAACAGGACAAACAGGCAGATGCAGCAGCGATTAGTGGAATTAATAGACAAAATAGCCAATGAGGAAGCTACAA atgaaCTTTTACGGATAAATGATGACATGAATAATGTGTTTTTGCGGTACGAGAGATTTGAGCGATACAGAACAGGCCAGTCTGGCCAACAACCAAGCCAACCCTCGGAGCCATTACCCAGTGAAAGCATGTCACCACCCTCATACGACCAG GCGTCGTCCTCGCCCGCCCCTGTTTCTGCACAGCCTGCTCCCACGGTGGGGAATCTGATAGACTTGGGCGATGACACATTTGTCCCTAACCCTCAGCTCGCCCCACAAGTTACAGCACAGATGGCTAaccttg ACATAGGAAGCAATTCAACTGCCACTTCAGGCCACAATGATGATGACTTTGATATGTTTGCCCAATCAAGGAAATCTTTTGAGACAAACAAACAGGCAATGGG AAGTTACGCAAACCAGCAGGAGGACCAGTTTAACAAGGGTGGTTTAGGAACTGTGGTCAACTCCAGAAACAAT TTTACGAAGGAGGAGGATGTGTTGAAG CTAACGAGAGAAGAGGAGGAGGTACTTAAG TTACAAGACAAAGAAACTGATTATGATGAGATGGAACAGTGGTTAACAGCTGAACAGAAAGCCAGC TTGAATGAACATAAAAACCAGCAAAAGGATTCATTATCCAGTTCAG AATTCGATTCATTTCTGGCAGATAGGGCTCAGGCAGCTGACACCCTACCAAGCATAGCAGCTGCcacaggtcaaaggtcaagaaAACTACAAAAAGATGACGAGGAGAACCCATTATTTGCATTGTAA
- the LOC105345922 gene encoding TOM1-like protein 2 isoform X2 yields MAALFGHGNPLATQVGQLIERGTDGSQASENWAILMEVCDIINETDEGPKDAARAIRKRLSQNMGKNHTAIMYTLTCLETCVKNCGRRFHIQLANKDFLSDLIKVIGPKYDPPQAVQEKVLSLIQTWADAFRGTPELKEIDKVYQDLKAKGIEFPMTDLDHLAPIYTPARSTAEVDPGLSRLRPSTRTSRYVVAAGSQDKEPQQAPVVPQTPPQPTTGPINPSAEQMTKLKTELNVVQGNIRVMSEMLTELTPTNIDPSDLELLQELNRTNRQMQQRLVELIDKIANEEATNELLRINDDMNNVFLRYERFERYRTGQSGQQPSQPSEPLPSESMSPPSYDQASSSPAPVSAQPAPTVGNLIDLGDDTFVPNPQLAPQVTAQMANLDIGSNSTATSGHNDDDFDMFAQSRKSFETNKQAMGSYANQQEDQFNKGGLGTVVNSRNNLTREEEEVLKLQDKETDYDEMEQWLTAEQKASLNEHKNQQKDSLSSSEFDSFLADRAQAADTLPSIAAATGQRSRKLQKDDEENPLFAL; encoded by the exons ATGGCTGCTCTCTTCGGACATGGAAATCCTCTTGCGACGCAAGTGGGACAGTTGATCG AAAGAGGAACAGATGGATCTCAAGCGTCAGAAAACTGGGCAATTCTTATGGAAGTTTGTGACATCATCAATGAGACAGATGAAGG tCCAAAAGATGCTGCCCGAGCAATCAGAAAGAGGTTATCACAGAACATGGGAAAAAACCACACAGCCATTATGTACACCCTCACT TGCCTTGAAACATGTGTCAAAAACTGTGGCAGAAGATTTCACATTCAGTTAGCAAACAAAGATTTCCTGTCTGACCTGATTAAAGTTATTGGTCCTAAATATGACCCTCCACAAGCAGTTCAGGAGAAAGTGCTTAGTCTCATTCAG ACATGGGCAGATGCATTTAGAGGAACCCCAGAGTTGAAAGAGATAGACAAAGTTTACCAGGACCTGAAGGCTAAAGGCATTGAGTTCCCAATGACAGATCTGGACCACCTGGCACCAATCTACACACCAGCAAGG AGCACAGCTGAAGTAGACCCTGGATTAAGTAGATTAAGACCATCAACTAGAACT AGCAGATATGTAGTGGCTGCAGGCTCCCAGGATAAGGAG cccCAACAGGCCCCAGTAGTTCCTCAAACACCACCCCAACCCACAACTGGTCCCATTAACCCATCAGCTGAGCAGATGACAAAGTTAAAAACTGAGCTGAATGTTGTCCAGGGGAACATCCGCGTCATGAGCGAAATGTTAACAGAGCTCACACCTACCAACATTGACCCCTCAGACCTAGAGCTTCTACAGGAACTCAACAGGACAAACAGGCAGATGCAGCAGCGATTAGTGGAATTAATAGACAAAATAGCCAATGAGGAAGCTACAA atgaaCTTTTACGGATAAATGATGACATGAATAATGTGTTTTTGCGGTACGAGAGATTTGAGCGATACAGAACAGGCCAGTCTGGCCAACAACCAAGCCAACCCTCGGAGCCATTACCCAGTGAAAGCATGTCACCACCCTCATACGACCAG GCGTCGTCCTCGCCCGCCCCTGTTTCTGCACAGCCTGCTCCCACGGTGGGGAATCTGATAGACTTGGGCGATGACACATTTGTCCCTAACCCTCAGCTCGCCCCACAAGTTACAGCACAGATGGCTAaccttg ACATAGGAAGCAATTCAACTGCCACTTCAGGCCACAATGATGATGACTTTGATATGTTTGCCCAATCAAGGAAATCTTTTGAGACAAACAAACAGGCAATGGG AAGTTACGCAAACCAGCAGGAGGACCAGTTTAACAAGGGTGGTTTAGGAACTGTGGTCAACTCCAGAAACAAT CTAACGAGAGAAGAGGAGGAGGTACTTAAG TTACAAGACAAAGAAACTGATTATGATGAGATGGAACAGTGGTTAACAGCTGAACAGAAAGCCAGC TTGAATGAACATAAAAACCAGCAAAAGGATTCATTATCCAGTTCAG AATTCGATTCATTTCTGGCAGATAGGGCTCAGGCAGCTGACACCCTACCAAGCATAGCAGCTGCcacaggtcaaaggtcaagaaAACTACAAAAAGATGACGAGGAGAACCCATTATTTGCATTGTAA
- the LOC105345922 gene encoding TOM1-like protein 2 isoform X5, whose product MAALFGHGNPLATQVGQLIERGTDGSQASENWAILMEVCDIINETDEGPKDAARAIRKRLSQNMGKNHTAIMYTLTCLETCVKNCGRRFHIQLANKDFLSDLIKVIGPKYDPPQAVQEKVLSLIQTWADAFRGTPELKEIDKVYQDLKAKGIEFPMTDLDHLAPIYTPARSTAEVDPGLSRLRPSTRTSRYVVAAGSQDKEPQQAPVVPQTPPQPTTGPINPSAEQMTKLKTELNVVQGNIRVMSEMLTELTPTNIDPSDLELLQELNRTNRQMQQRLVELIDKIANEEATNELLRINDDMNNVFLRYERFERYRTGQSGQQPSQPSEPLPSESMSPPSYDQASSSPAPVSAQPAPTVGNLIDLGDDTFVPNPQLAPQVTAQMANLDIGSNSTATSGHNDDDFDMFAQSRKSFETNKQAMGSYANQQEDQFNKGGLGTVVNSRNNLQDKETDYDEMEQWLTAEQKASLNEHKNQQKDSLSSSEFDSFLADRAQAADTLPSIAAATGQRSRKLQKDDEENPLFAL is encoded by the exons ATGGCTGCTCTCTTCGGACATGGAAATCCTCTTGCGACGCAAGTGGGACAGTTGATCG AAAGAGGAACAGATGGATCTCAAGCGTCAGAAAACTGGGCAATTCTTATGGAAGTTTGTGACATCATCAATGAGACAGATGAAGG tCCAAAAGATGCTGCCCGAGCAATCAGAAAGAGGTTATCACAGAACATGGGAAAAAACCACACAGCCATTATGTACACCCTCACT TGCCTTGAAACATGTGTCAAAAACTGTGGCAGAAGATTTCACATTCAGTTAGCAAACAAAGATTTCCTGTCTGACCTGATTAAAGTTATTGGTCCTAAATATGACCCTCCACAAGCAGTTCAGGAGAAAGTGCTTAGTCTCATTCAG ACATGGGCAGATGCATTTAGAGGAACCCCAGAGTTGAAAGAGATAGACAAAGTTTACCAGGACCTGAAGGCTAAAGGCATTGAGTTCCCAATGACAGATCTGGACCACCTGGCACCAATCTACACACCAGCAAGG AGCACAGCTGAAGTAGACCCTGGATTAAGTAGATTAAGACCATCAACTAGAACT AGCAGATATGTAGTGGCTGCAGGCTCCCAGGATAAGGAG cccCAACAGGCCCCAGTAGTTCCTCAAACACCACCCCAACCCACAACTGGTCCCATTAACCCATCAGCTGAGCAGATGACAAAGTTAAAAACTGAGCTGAATGTTGTCCAGGGGAACATCCGCGTCATGAGCGAAATGTTAACAGAGCTCACACCTACCAACATTGACCCCTCAGACCTAGAGCTTCTACAGGAACTCAACAGGACAAACAGGCAGATGCAGCAGCGATTAGTGGAATTAATAGACAAAATAGCCAATGAGGAAGCTACAA atgaaCTTTTACGGATAAATGATGACATGAATAATGTGTTTTTGCGGTACGAGAGATTTGAGCGATACAGAACAGGCCAGTCTGGCCAACAACCAAGCCAACCCTCGGAGCCATTACCCAGTGAAAGCATGTCACCACCCTCATACGACCAG GCGTCGTCCTCGCCCGCCCCTGTTTCTGCACAGCCTGCTCCCACGGTGGGGAATCTGATAGACTTGGGCGATGACACATTTGTCCCTAACCCTCAGCTCGCCCCACAAGTTACAGCACAGATGGCTAaccttg ACATAGGAAGCAATTCAACTGCCACTTCAGGCCACAATGATGATGACTTTGATATGTTTGCCCAATCAAGGAAATCTTTTGAGACAAACAAACAGGCAATGGG AAGTTACGCAAACCAGCAGGAGGACCAGTTTAACAAGGGTGGTTTAGGAACTGTGGTCAACTCCAGAAACAAT TTACAAGACAAAGAAACTGATTATGATGAGATGGAACAGTGGTTAACAGCTGAACAGAAAGCCAGC TTGAATGAACATAAAAACCAGCAAAAGGATTCATTATCCAGTTCAG AATTCGATTCATTTCTGGCAGATAGGGCTCAGGCAGCTGACACCCTACCAAGCATAGCAGCTGCcacaggtcaaaggtcaagaaAACTACAAAAAGATGACGAGGAGAACCCATTATTTGCATTGTAA